From Paenibacillus sp. PvR098:
TTTCGATATATCGGACAAATCGCTGGACTGGTTGTGCAGTGATTTAAACAAATCAGACAGTGTAATCGTAATTTCCGTTGTATTATTTGTTCGGTCCCTGGCGAGTTGACGCATATGATCCAATCGGTCAAGAATTTCTTTTACCATGGCAGTATATTCTTGATTTTTGAGATGCCCCTCAATTAAATCGATAAAATAGAAAATCTCTTCAACGGATTCTCTGGCCTTGGAAGTAGTTTCCATCGAGATAGTAAACACCTTTTCGACAGATTGGTTTGCTTCAGTTTCCAGCAACACCGAAAGTCTCTGTGCTTTTGTTGCTTGATCATGCGTATCCGTTAATAATTGGTTCAAGGTATCTGTCATTTTATTTGTCGAAGCTGATAACTCACCAAGTTCACCGCCATCGGACACTGTGCTTTTTGCGGTCAAGTCGCCTAGCTCAAGCTGTTTGATTTGAACCATTATTTTCTGTATATCTTTGTAAATTTTGTTAAAGAAGCTGGCTGCAAACATAAACAGCGCAATCAATGAAACAAAACCGGACACGATCAATAGGAGCGAAAAATTCTTAAGCGGCGCACTGAGTTTTTTATAATCCAAAGCAATATAGATGACCTTTCCGTCATTCAATGGAAGGAACATTTTATAGAGGGATTGACCATTGATTTTTTGAATATACTTATGCTCTTCCTGTATTTCTCCTGTTTGGAGAAGTGCCAGATCTTGATCGTTTCTAAATTTATATTCTCCGTAAACGACTTGTTTCAACGGAGGATATATGTCTTTTTCGAGAGACGGATTCGCAAACACTCGCGGGTCCAAGACAGCAATTTCTTTGGCATAGGGATTCTCTTCCAATACGCTAGCAATCCATGTGTCTGTACCAACCTTCTGAATAAAGTTATAAACTTCACTTGCTTCAATCGAGGTACTGATAATGTAGTCCGTACCGGGCGGATGATAATAGGTATATTTGAAAAATGCCGGTTTATCCGAATGAACAACGGCTTGGGCCGCAAATAAAGTAAAGATTCCCTTACCCGTATAACTTACCGTTGGATCCTGTAAAACTTCGTCTTTCATGATTGCAGCGTACGAATTCATGATTTGCGCCCTTCCAACGGTTTTCCAGCTGAAGCCGACATCTTTGGCATCCGTCGATTTGACATTCACGAAATCGTCACCCTGCGGCGCAATAATCGTAATTCCTGCTGTTTCCATTTCATCTCGAAGCTGAAAAAGTTGTTCCGTGCTAATATTTTGATGGCTGCGCGCCTGTAATCGGTCAACGATACGCCTCACATGCAATTCCAATTTCAAGTCAATCTGATGCTCTATGTTTTTAGACGCCAAATCCGTCTCTGTGATGCCGTGTTCAATCGTCCCGGCGATCATGGATGCTTGCTGCATGGTATCCTCATTGATTTTATTGTATAAAACGTATCCTTGAATCGCTCCAGAGACAACCGATATTAAGACGAGCAGAAGCAGCATTCTGGAAATAAATTGCTTTAGTAATGTTTTCTTCGTCTTCAATTTCATTTGCTTTATCCTTTCTTTGCTAAAAACATTTTCCGTAATGTGATTTTATCCGCTTTACCTTGCACGATGGGAATTTCAGATAATACCTCTATGGCATCGGGGACTTTATAACCTGCGATTCGGCCGGAACAAAACGGATATAGTTCCTTTACAGAGGTAGCGTCATGCAAAACAGTAAAAGCTACAACTTGCTCGCCATACACAGGATGCGGTGCGCCGAGTACAACCGCTTGTTTCACATTCGGGTGCTGAAGCAGGATATGTTCAACCTCCCCAGGCGCAACCTGTTGTCCCCCTTTTTTAATGAGATCCTTCTTCCGCCCGATGATTTCAAATTTGTTATCTTCGTTCATACGGACCAGGTCCCCCGTACGAAACCATCCATCGAGGGTCCAGACCTGAGAAGTTAGGTCCTCACGCTTATAATAGCCCAAAAAGCCATGAGGAGTTCGAACGAGCAGTTCCCCGTCGAGGTCTATTTTGTAATCTATTCCGCTGTAAAGGGACCATTGCGCCTTTTTACGCAAATCACAATCTAGAATGCCTCCATGTTCACTGCAGCCGTAAATCCCGCTGATCCGGCATTTATCATTAAATGAAAATTGATTGGATATTTCTTCCGTGACGACTTCCCCGGCAAGACCGCAAAACTCCAGATTTGCTATCGTTACAGGCGCCATTTGTTCCGCGAAGGGGTAAATGGCTTTCAAGATGGAGGGAGTCGTGAGCATTTTATTTATGTTCGAGTCCTTCATAAGTTTGACCATTAAAGGCAGTTCGAAAGAGTCAGGCAATATAATTTGCGCACCTTGTTTGAATCCTACGCTTATGATAGCTAACCCCATCACGGAGCTTGCAGGTGCTGTGACAAAAAGCCGATCGCCTGCTCTCATATCGGAAGTGTCTTTGAAACACTGACCGAGCGCTTCAAGATTGCTCGTTTGTAACATGAGTCCCTTGGGTACTCCCGTGCTGCCTGAAGTGAAGCTGATAAAGTCGATTGGGGCAGCTTCGTCCGGTTTTTCCCTGCTCATATCTCCGATATTCCTTTCTTCCCATTGAAAGCTATCGTCCGACTTATAGAGCACGGTGTAATTGTCGCTGGATTTTGCCCATTCCTCGACTTCATGGGCAAACGGAAAACCGCCATGCGTTGTTATCGTAAAGACAATATGCGGATCAAGGAAGCTCAGAATCTGCTTTAAATCATCGCTACGGTACGAGGAACTGATAGGAGAAACAACGCCTCCAAGTTTATTGATCGCCATGATTAGAGAGACGTATGAGAATACATGGGGCACGAGCACCGCGACCCTTTTCCCGCGAATTTTCTTATTATGGAGAAGATCCACATAGGCATCCATTTGTTGTGTCAACTCCGCTGCATTATAGCTTCCCGTAAATGTGGTCAAAATCGTTTTTGAGCGATCCTGAGTTTGCATGTATCTATCGAAAAATGTGTTCATTTAATTTCCCCCCTATGCAGTGCCCGATAAAGATTGCCTACTGTCAGCAGGTCATCGGCACTTTCAATCACTTCGACCCCCACTTGGAATCGCACTGTAAGTTGTGTGAATAAATTGACCATTTGCAAGGAATCGATTCCCAAATCCTCCCTGAAGCGGGAACTTTCCCGTACATCTTCAAGCCGCACGTTAGTTATGTCTGAAACCAGTTGACCGAACTGTTCAAATCTCATTTTTCATCCTCCAAAAGCCACTTCCCGGAAATTTGTCGCAATGTTTCCAATTTAAAGTTACAGCAATGCCCCTCGTTGCTATATTCAATAAGCTGCTTTCCTTGGGGCAGCTTCTCATACAAGCGATAAATATCTTCATCTTTCACCATCACATCTTTATTCCCATGGAAAAGCAGCACCGGTTTATCTGTTTTGAAATGTTCAAAATCGGGCAGGATGGTATCTGTCCCTTCCTCCAAAACATAAGACAACCGCTCGGTGAAATAATCCGGTAATTTCACATCGTTTTGGCAAGCAGGACTCACGGAAACGACCCTGCTGACTTGGGGGTGGACACTGCCGTACACAGCCCAGGCTCCCCCGGAGCTTGTTCCGAATAAATTCACGGGAAGTTCAGGAAAACGCTCTGCAGTGAAATCGATCACTTGATTGACAAACCGATTCCATCTTGAGCGTGTAGCTTTATGTTCGTTACATACGTAAGACTCCCCCTGTCCTGGACCATCAAAACTGACCGTCACAAGGTTCATCGCCGCAAAATCCATTTCGTAGGTAAACAATTCCTCTTTTGAAGAATCTATAGGGTTAATAATGACAACGCATCCCCTCGGTTTCTCAGGGATACGAATTCTCCCGATACAATCCTTGCCCTCAACTTGAATAACATTGTGTAAGATTATATCCGTTGAAATGACATCAGCCAGCGTAAACATTGCGATACAGCGAATAAACCAATTTCGCTTTTCATTACTAGTTTGTGGAAAAATCCATTGGATCAAATTATAGTGCAGACCAGCTTTGCGGTAAAAATATTCCGCTTCTCGCCTAAACCCCTCCCCAAGTAAGGCATCTGCCTGTTGTTCATACTCCTGCGCAGTTTGATCCCAAAAGCATTTCCATTGCTCCAAACTTTTTAACTGTGTTCGAAATTGATTAACCTTCTCTCTTTCCAAGCCATGGGCAATCCAGCGGTCCCAAAATCCCTCGAAAAGCAGGCTCGTCATCAACGTTTTTTGTACCGTATCTGTTACAATGAGATTATCCGACAGATTGCTTTTCAGCATTTTGTTCTCCCCCTTTTCGGTTAAAAACAAGTATTAGTGTAGAGCCCTCGTCGGGGACTGTTGATAGTAATACCTGATCCGTCATTTTCATCATTAACGTAAACCCTTGCCCAAGCGATTTTTTTGTGGAGTAACCCGCCATAAGGGTTGTATTTGGCAAAAGCTTGAGCGGAAATCCGGATCCTTTATCCTCAACCAGAACATGGATCTCCGTGTCAGTCGCAACAATGAACATTATTCCTTCTTTCGCATGCTTAAGGATGTTAGTTATCGCTTCGGAAATGACAAGAATCTGACTCATAACAACGGACTGGGAAAAGCCCAATTCAAGCAGATTCTGTTTTGCCAAATCTCTGGCTTTGGGTATATCGGAACGTTCCGTGATGGAGACTCTGCACAATAAGCTGCCCTGCTTGTATTCGTCCACCTCGGTTTTTCGAATAAGCAGAAATTTGCGCTGCGTCGCCGCGAAAATAACATCACGGTAGACCTGCCAAATTTCATCGTCTTCCGTCACATGCGAAATTTCGGGACTTCTTCCCTCAGGTATATAACGGCCTATGTCCTGCTTAATTTCCTCATAAATCTCCAGCAAACAAACATGAAACTTATCCGGAAGACGCATTTCCTTTAGACTGAGGTAAACGTCGCCTGTCAACCACTCGACTAAACAAGAAGAGAGATATAATAAGTATTGCTGCTCATCGTTCGGATTATTGGTAACAGAGTCGCTTGTAAAAGAAAGGTAGATTAGGGCACCGGCCTGCTTATTATCCATTTGAAGCTTCTGCCCCATGCGATTGGCGATCCACCCGACCAATGCACGTCTTTGATTATCGTGAATGTTTTCTGTGGACAGAGGTGTAGGCAACTCCGCATCTAACCCTCGTCTTCCTCCATCGGAAAAACCCATTAATTTGTTAAATATGGATTTCACAAATCGGAAACCCCCTTTATAAAATGCCGAGGGGAGGCATAATCGTTACTTCATCTACCACTGCACCGCTAGGCTGACACAAAATATAAACCAGATGTTTAGCTATTGTCTGTGCGGGTATCATCTGCGATAGATCCGGTTTTTGTTCCATCTTGTCCCAAAATGAAGTATCTACTGCCCCGGGCAGCACAGCCGTAACCTGAATACCTTTATCTCTTAATTCTGCTTGCAATACTCTCGTGAGTCCTAAGACTCCAAATTTAGAAGCTGAGTAACCCCCGCATCCGGGCAGTGCCATCGTTCCTGCAATAGAGACGAGATTGATTATTTTCCCTTGTCTGTTTTGATTCATATGCCGGCCAAAGGATTGGCAGCAAAGAAACGTGCCTTTCAGGTTTACCGAAATCATTCGGTTGAAATCTTCTATGGACAGCGAAAGCAGGGAGTCGAAAGTACCTACTCCGGCACAATTGATCAGTGCGTCAATTCTTTTGAAATGCGATACCGCTTCTTTCGTAAATGTGTTTACAGACGTTTCATCGGATACATCCAAAGGTAATACTAATGTTCGCGAATTCATTTGGTCGGTAACCGATTTTAAATCTTCTTCGTTTCTTGCCCCAAGAACAAGATTCGCCCCCAGTTGACTGAGTAAACCTGCCGTTTCTCTACCGATTCCACGGGAGGCCCCTGTAATGGCAATAGTTTTCCCTTTGAGTTGTTCAAAATCAATCATCTTTATTCTCCTGGTCCATAATATTCAAAATAATTTTTTTCGGTTTCCCAAAGTCCGATCTTATAAAGTTTAGGAAGATGCGGTTGCAGCATGTTATAAATGACCAGAGCAACGACTTCCGAAGTCGGATTCAACTCTTTAAATTCATCTGTATCCAGGTTTAAATGTTTATGGTCGAACTTAGCAAGTACGACCCTCTCCACAATTTCATCCAGTTCAGCCAAATTCATAATCATTCCCGTGACGGGATCGGGTGTCCCTGTGACTGTTACGTCAAGGTAGTAATTATGGCCGTGTCCGTGGGGATTATTGCACTTGCCGAACAACTCGAGATTTTCTTCTGCCGTTAAATGATCGCTGTGTAAACGGTGTGCCGCGCAAAAGTGATACTTTCGAGTAAGCCGGGTCAATGAGCCCGCCTCCTTTTCCGAATATAAAAAGTCGTTTTCATGCAATCTAATCCGATGCAGTTCACATCCGTCAAACTGAGACTCAAGGGAAAACCAAATATACTCTACAAGGCTCTCCGTAGTCGGTATGTGAATTTGAAAATATGGGTGTTCGCGATCCAAAAATTTACCGTCGAGTTCCCGTTCGACAAACGAATTCACGATACGCTTAATGTCCGTTGTATTAACCACGATGCCCGTGCTTTCGTTTAACAATCCTTTGGCCATAACTTCAAGTTTATAATCGTGTCCGTGTCCGCTTGGATTATTACAAAGCCCAAAAATTCGGCGATTTTCTTCATCACTCCATTGCGGAACGCGATAAACATGGGTTGCGGAAAAATCGACTCTTCTTGATAAATAAAGCATAATGGTGTCCCCCGCCTCTGTTATTGAACGATTCAAATGCGCGAAATGGAACGGTCAAATTCTTCACATAAAGCAACGCTTTCGG
This genomic window contains:
- a CDS encoding SDR family oxidoreductase, whose product is MIDFEQLKGKTIAITGASRGIGRETAGLLSQLGANLVLGARNEEDLKSVTDQMNSRTLVLPLDVSDETSVNTFTKEAVSHFKRIDALINCAGVGTFDSLLSLSIEDFNRMISVNLKGTFLCCQSFGRHMNQNRQGKIINLVSIAGTMALPGCGGYSASKFGVLGLTRVLQAELRDKGIQVTAVLPGAVDTSFWDKMEQKPDLSQMIPAQTIAKHLVYILCQPSGAVVDEVTIMPPLGIL
- a CDS encoding alpha/beta hydrolase, producing the protein MLKSNLSDNLIVTDTVQKTLMTSLLFEGFWDRWIAHGLEREKVNQFRTQLKSLEQWKCFWDQTAQEYEQQADALLGEGFRREAEYFYRKAGLHYNLIQWIFPQTSNEKRNWFIRCIAMFTLADVISTDIILHNVIQVEGKDCIGRIRIPEKPRGCVVIINPIDSSKEELFTYEMDFAAMNLVTVSFDGPGQGESYVCNEHKATRSRWNRFVNQVIDFTAERFPELPVNLFGTSSGGAWAVYGSVHPQVSRVVSVSPACQNDVKLPDYFTERLSYVLEEGTDTILPDFEHFKTDKPVLLFHGNKDVMVKDEDIYRLYEKLPQGKQLIEYSNEGHCCNFKLETLRQISGKWLLEDEK
- a CDS encoding 6-carboxytetrahydropterin synthase, translating into MLYLSRRVDFSATHVYRVPQWSDEENRRIFGLCNNPSGHGHDYKLEVMAKGLLNESTGIVVNTTDIKRIVNSFVERELDGKFLDREHPYFQIHIPTTESLVEYIWFSLESQFDGCELHRIRLHENDFLYSEKEAGSLTRLTRKYHFCAAHRLHSDHLTAEENLELFGKCNNPHGHGHNYYLDVTVTGTPDPVTGMIMNLAELDEIVERVVLAKFDHKHLNLDTDEFKELNPTSEVVALVIYNMLQPHLPKLYKIGLWETEKNYFEYYGPGE
- a CDS encoding ATP-binding protein, with the protein product MKSIFNKLMGFSDGGRRGLDAELPTPLSTENIHDNQRRALVGWIANRMGQKLQMDNKQAGALIYLSFTSDSVTNNPNDEQQYLLYLSSCLVEWLTGDVYLSLKEMRLPDKFHVCLLEIYEEIKQDIGRYIPEGRSPEISHVTEDDEIWQVYRDVIFAATQRKFLLIRKTEVDEYKQGSLLCRVSITERSDIPKARDLAKQNLLELGFSQSVVMSQILVISEAITNILKHAKEGIMFIVATDTEIHVLVEDKGSGFPLKLLPNTTLMAGYSTKKSLGQGFTLMMKMTDQVLLSTVPDEGSTLILVFNRKGGEQNAEKQSVG
- a CDS encoding phosphopantetheine-binding protein, coding for MRFEQFGQLVSDITNVRLEDVRESSRFREDLGIDSLQMVNLFTQLTVRFQVGVEVIESADDLLTVGNLYRALHRGEIK
- a CDS encoding class I adenylate-forming enzyme family protein, whose protein sequence is MNTFFDRYMQTQDRSKTILTTFTGSYNAAELTQQMDAYVDLLHNKKIRGKRVAVLVPHVFSYVSLIMAINKLGGVVSPISSSYRSDDLKQILSFLDPHIVFTITTHGGFPFAHEVEEWAKSSDNYTVLYKSDDSFQWEERNIGDMSREKPDEAAPIDFISFTSGSTGVPKGLMLQTSNLEALGQCFKDTSDMRAGDRLFVTAPASSVMGLAIISVGFKQGAQIILPDSFELPLMVKLMKDSNINKMLTTPSILKAIYPFAEQMAPVTIANLEFCGLAGEVVTEEISNQFSFNDKCRISGIYGCSEHGGILDCDLRKKAQWSLYSGIDYKIDLDGELLVRTPHGFLGYYKREDLTSQVWTLDGWFRTGDLVRMNEDNKFEIIGRKKDLIKKGGQQVAPGEVEHILLQHPNVKQAVVLGAPHPVYGEQVVAFTVLHDATSVKELYPFCSGRIAGYKVPDAIEVLSEIPIVQGKADKITLRKMFLAKKG
- a CDS encoding methyl-accepting chemotaxis protein, with amino-acid sequence MKLKTKKTLLKQFISRMLLLLVLISVVSGAIQGYVLYNKINEDTMQQASMIAGTIEHGITETDLASKNIEHQIDLKLELHVRRIVDRLQARSHQNISTEQLFQLRDEMETAGITIIAPQGDDFVNVKSTDAKDVGFSWKTVGRAQIMNSYAAIMKDEVLQDPTVSYTGKGIFTLFAAQAVVHSDKPAFFKYTYYHPPGTDYIISTSIEASEVYNFIQKVGTDTWIASVLEENPYAKEIAVLDPRVFANPSLEKDIYPPLKQVVYGEYKFRNDQDLALLQTGEIQEEHKYIQKINGQSLYKMFLPLNDGKVIYIALDYKKLSAPLKNFSLLLIVSGFVSLIALFMFAASFFNKIYKDIQKIMVQIKQLELGDLTAKSTVSDGGELGELSASTNKMTDTLNQLLTDTHDQATKAQRLSVLLETEANQSVEKVFTISMETTSKARESVEEIFYFIDLIEGHLKNQEYTAMVKEILDRLDHMRQLARDRTNNTTEITITLSDLFKSLHNQSSDLSDISKSLLQHLAKFKLGN